A genomic stretch from Edaphobacter aggregans includes:
- a CDS encoding tyrosine-type recombinase/integrase yields MLSVYTRHAADCAKAKDKDWRRCRCPKWISGTHDGELIRKSAKTRSWEKAEEYRRLLEGVSIPTPVQAYESVRISDRAPTGHHRDQKKARVTVETAVEAYLSAARSRGLESSTLSKLEGIFRKQFLAWCSSQGYKFLDEVDLDALLTFRDTWIDGPLAKRKKQERLIGFFWACVRRRYITENPTFGLGKIKVDQTPTDYFPPHEFDKIVDATYAYRENRGEIGNTNSTRLRIMTLLMRWSGLRIRDAVTLEKTRLHGDSLLLYQAKTGTPVYVPLPSFLVESLRALPPGPKPNPRYFFWSGNGLAKSAVANWQRSFRRLFTLADIRRPDGSPKRCHPHMFRDTFAVEMLLAGVPIDQVSILLGHASVKITEKHYSPWVKARQIQLQQSVRNAWPVEQSKPTISATNRRRLKRRAAVVKVVQLEPSVPPSSMIN; encoded by the coding sequence ATGCTCTCTGTTTACACCCGCCACGCCGCCGACTGCGCCAAGGCCAAGGACAAAGACTGGCGCCGCTGTCGCTGTCCCAAATGGATCTCAGGCACCCATGACGGTGAGTTGATCCGGAAGAGCGCGAAGACCCGGAGCTGGGAAAAAGCTGAGGAGTATCGCCGGCTGCTGGAGGGGGTCTCCATCCCCACACCTGTTCAGGCTTACGAATCCGTCCGCATCTCTGATAGAGCTCCAACCGGCCACCATCGCGATCAGAAGAAAGCCCGGGTCACGGTTGAGACAGCAGTAGAGGCTTACCTGAGTGCCGCGAGATCCCGAGGACTTGAATCCTCCACGCTCTCGAAACTAGAGGGAATATTCCGCAAGCAATTTTTAGCCTGGTGCAGCTCACAGGGCTACAAGTTCCTCGATGAGGTCGATCTGGATGCGCTGCTCACCTTCCGGGATACCTGGATCGATGGCCCCCTTGCGAAGCGCAAGAAGCAGGAGCGCCTCATCGGCTTTTTCTGGGCATGCGTCCGTCGTCGCTACATCACCGAGAATCCGACGTTTGGTTTAGGAAAGATCAAGGTCGATCAAACGCCAACGGACTATTTTCCACCTCACGAATTCGACAAGATCGTGGACGCAACTTATGCCTATCGTGAGAATCGCGGCGAAATCGGGAACACCAACAGCACTCGACTTCGCATTATGACATTGCTCATGCGCTGGAGCGGTCTCCGCATTCGGGACGCGGTCACACTCGAGAAGACGCGACTTCACGGCGACAGCCTATTGCTCTACCAAGCGAAGACCGGTACGCCTGTCTACGTTCCGCTTCCCTCCTTCTTGGTCGAATCCTTGAGAGCGCTACCGCCAGGCCCGAAGCCGAATCCGCGCTACTTTTTTTGGAGCGGAAACGGTTTAGCAAAGAGTGCTGTCGCCAATTGGCAGAGAAGTTTTCGCAGGCTTTTCACCTTGGCGGACATAAGAAGACCGGACGGGTCCCCGAAACGCTGCCACCCACATATGTTCCGAGACACGTTCGCGGTAGAAATGCTGCTGGCGGGCGTACCGATCGATCAGGTTTCGATCCTGCTCGGCCACGCCAGCGTAAAGATCACCGAAAAGCACTACTCTCCCTGGGTCAAAGCTCGCCAGATTCAGCTTCAGCAGAGTGTTCGCAACGCGTGGCCTGTGGAGCAATCAAAACCCACCATCAGCGCGACCAACCGACGACGGCTCAAACGGAGGGCGGCTGTTGTCAAAGTGGTTCAGTTGGAACCATCGGTACCTCCATCGTCGATGATCAACTGA
- a CDS encoding EamA family transporter, which translates to MTWVFWALLSAAFAAATALLAKVGVSGIDSNLATAIRTTVILVFTWAIALGLETHHGLAEIGRRSWLFLILSGICTGLSWLCYFRALQLGPASSVAPVDKLSVVLVIFGAWLFLGEHITPLKIGAASLITIGAAMLAFA; encoded by the coding sequence ATGACTTGGGTCTTTTGGGCATTGCTCTCCGCTGCATTCGCTGCCGCAACAGCGTTGTTGGCCAAGGTAGGGGTCTCCGGCATCGACTCCAACCTGGCGACAGCAATCCGCACCACCGTCATACTAGTCTTCACCTGGGCGATCGCTCTCGGCCTTGAAACGCACCACGGCTTGGCTGAGATCGGCCGTAGAAGCTGGCTCTTTCTCATCCTCTCAGGAATCTGCACCGGCCTGTCTTGGCTCTGCTACTTCCGTGCGTTGCAGCTAGGCCCCGCCTCAAGCGTAGCTCCGGTCGACAAGCTCAGCGTTGTACTCGTCATCTTTGGCGCGTGGCTCTTCTTGGGCGAGCATATAACTCCATTGAAGATCGGCGCGGCATCACTGATCACCATCGGTGCCGCGATGCTGGCCTTCGCCTAG
- a CDS encoding rhamnogalacturonan acetylesterase has product MRKCLQHLVSSLVFVLAGTSFLGQQPAPYVSPTDPDLHEKLGLPKPADPNLPTLFLVGDSTVRNGHGDGANGQWGWGEPLVEFFDVARINVVNRAIGGRSSRTYITEGHWDDTLALMKPGDVVLFQFGHNDSGPLDDTARARGTLPGVGDETREIENPILRRHETVHTYGWYMRKYVGDTIAKGATPIVFSPIPRKIWKDGKVVRNAQDYGGWARQVAVQQHVFFVDLNEIIARRYDALGEAKVEALFADPHTHTSRAGAELNAECVVAGLKALPKNPVAADFSVRAKAVSADAGN; this is encoded by the coding sequence ATGCGGAAATGCCTGCAACATCTTGTCTCCAGTCTGGTCTTTGTTCTTGCGGGAACATCGTTTCTGGGTCAGCAGCCGGCTCCTTATGTGTCTCCGACGGATCCTGATCTCCACGAGAAGCTGGGCCTGCCCAAGCCTGCCGATCCTAATCTGCCTACACTTTTTCTTGTCGGAGACTCGACGGTTCGCAATGGTCATGGTGACGGGGCCAACGGTCAGTGGGGATGGGGCGAGCCACTGGTGGAGTTCTTCGATGTCGCCAGGATCAATGTGGTGAATCGTGCGATCGGGGGCCGAAGCAGCCGCACCTATATTACTGAAGGACACTGGGACGATACGCTGGCGCTGATGAAGCCTGGTGATGTTGTGCTGTTTCAATTTGGGCACAACGATTCGGGGCCTTTGGACGATACTGCTCGGGCTCGCGGCACGTTACCGGGTGTTGGCGACGAGACTCGGGAGATTGAGAATCCTATTCTGAGGAGGCACGAGACGGTTCATACGTACGGCTGGTATATGAGGAAGTATGTGGGTGATACGATCGCCAAGGGAGCGACTCCGATTGTTTTCTCACCTATTCCACGGAAGATATGGAAGGATGGCAAGGTTGTGCGTAATGCGCAGGACTATGGTGGATGGGCTCGCCAGGTGGCGGTCCAGCAGCATGTTTTTTTTGTCGACCTGAATGAGATCATCGCCCGGCGCTACGATGCTTTGGGCGAGGCGAAAGTGGAGGCCCTATTTGCCGACCCGCATACGCATACGAGCCGGGCTGGAGCAGAGTTGAACGCCGAGTGCGTTGTGGCTGGACTCAAAGCGCTTCCGAAGAATCCGGTGGCGGCGGATTTTTCGGTGAGGGCGAAGGCGGTTTCAGCCGACGCGGGAAACTGA
- a CDS encoding CYCXC family (seleno)protein: MKKILGCAVLGLVTLAASAQWTNPSADVPAYNATAPTKQLPPILSGDQLTGIYFSHPYQVTAYKMAAKIPAVLHQQPCYCHCDRAMGHNSLHSCFEGTHGAVCSTCLKEGVYAYEQTKKGLTPSQIRAGIERGEWQTVDLEKAAL; encoded by the coding sequence ATGAAAAAAATTCTCGGTTGCGCAGTACTCGGACTGGTAACCCTCGCAGCATCGGCGCAATGGACCAATCCCTCAGCCGACGTTCCGGCCTACAATGCAACCGCTCCTACAAAGCAATTGCCGCCAATTCTGAGCGGAGACCAGCTCACGGGAATCTACTTCTCACACCCCTACCAAGTAACTGCCTACAAGATGGCTGCGAAAATCCCGGCTGTCCTGCATCAGCAACCCTGTTACTGCCACTGCGACCGAGCGATGGGCCACAATAGCCTACACAGCTGTTTCGAAGGAACCCATGGGGCTGTCTGCTCTACCTGCTTGAAAGAGGGTGTCTACGCATACGAGCAAACCAAAAAGGGACTGACCCCGTCCCAGATTCGCGCCGGCATTGAGCGCGGCGAATGGCAGACGGTCGATCTCGAAAAGGCCGCGCTCTAA
- a CDS encoding 4a-hydroxytetrahydrobiopterin dehydratase, with product MKPALSTAEIDVLLKANPEWKLHEGKLIREWTFKDFVEAMAFVNRVAELAESAGHHPDIDIRYNRVQLGLISHDAGGITSRDAAMAARITKELA from the coding sequence ATGAAGCCAGCCCTCTCTACCGCCGAGATCGACGTCCTGCTAAAAGCTAACCCGGAGTGGAAGCTCCATGAAGGCAAACTCATCCGTGAATGGACCTTCAAGGACTTCGTTGAGGCCATGGCCTTCGTTAACCGCGTAGCCGAACTCGCCGAATCTGCAGGCCACCACCCTGACATCGACATTCGCTACAACCGGGTCCAACTTGGTCTCATCTCCCACGACGCTGGCGGCATCACCAGCCGCGACGCTGCCATGGCCGCTCGCATCACCAAAGAGCTCGCCTAG
- a CDS encoding HD domain-containing phosphohydrolase — translation MSQQRILVVDDEAAVRSIVAAMLDHLGYSATTAEGAQQALHHLREDQAYDLVLSDIMMPGTDGLSLLDQICADYPAIPVVMLTAVHDIHVATNAFRRGAVDYLLKPFQRAQLEAVVTRAVEHSRLRQQNTIYLHNLEDMVAARTSRLRATMADLERSYDITLEAMGDALDLRDQETEGHSKRVTAYTIALARAMNIHADDLKIIARGAFLHDIGKIAIPDRILLKPGRLNPEEMAIMREHCQRGYEMIRKIPFLREAAEIVYAHQERFDGTGYPRGLSGTEIPLGARIFAIADTLDAMTSDRPYRKGTTFEAAKKEITHCSNHQFDPTIVEVFLSMPTESWTDLRAEIERLSPAILSAKLCHPEVAQDRVAV, via the coding sequence ATGTCGCAGCAAAGAATCCTGGTAGTCGATGACGAGGCCGCCGTGCGCAGCATCGTAGCCGCCATGCTCGACCACCTCGGCTACTCCGCCACCACGGCCGAAGGCGCCCAGCAAGCCCTCCATCACCTCCGCGAAGACCAGGCCTACGACCTCGTCCTCTCCGACATCATGATGCCCGGCACCGACGGCCTCAGCCTCCTTGACCAGATCTGCGCCGACTATCCAGCCATCCCCGTCGTCATGCTCACCGCAGTCCACGACATCCACGTCGCCACCAACGCCTTCCGCCGCGGAGCCGTCGACTATCTCCTCAAGCCCTTCCAGCGCGCCCAGCTCGAAGCCGTCGTCACCCGTGCCGTCGAACACAGCCGCCTGCGCCAGCAAAACACTATCTACCTCCACAACCTCGAAGACATGGTCGCCGCCCGCACCAGCCGCCTGCGCGCCACCATGGCCGACCTGGAGCGCAGCTACGACATCACCCTCGAAGCCATGGGCGACGCCCTCGACCTCCGCGACCAGGAGACCGAGGGCCACTCCAAGCGAGTCACCGCCTACACCATCGCTCTCGCCCGCGCCATGAACATCCACGCCGACGACCTCAAAATCATCGCCCGCGGAGCCTTCCTCCACGACATCGGAAAGATCGCCATCCCAGACCGAATCCTCCTCAAACCCGGCCGTCTCAACCCCGAAGAGATGGCCATCATGCGCGAACACTGTCAGCGCGGCTACGAGATGATCCGCAAAATTCCCTTCCTCCGCGAAGCCGCCGAAATCGTCTACGCCCACCAGGAACGCTTCGACGGAACCGGCTATCCGCGCGGCCTAAGCGGCACCGAAATCCCCCTGGGCGCACGCATCTTCGCCATCGCCGACACGCTCGACGCCATGACCTCCGACCGCCCCTACCGCAAAGGCACTACCTTCGAAGCCGCAAAAAAAGAGATTACCCACTGCTCCAACCACCAATTCGATCCCACCATCGTCGAAGTCTTCCTCAGCATGCCCACCGAATCATGGACCGATCTGCGCGCCGAAATCGAGCGCCTCTCCCCCGCAATCCTCTCCGCCAAGCTCTGTCACCCCGAAGTTGCGCAAGATCGCGTGGCGGTCTAG
- a CDS encoding retropepsin-like aspartic protease, whose translation MDMRRVAVLLMCLVCTTGFGQSTLPELKALADAHQWADLREAAAKSDHATFYRAIAAAVFNEPGAEALFRSVILNDPRSEEAYQSYDWLSNMYLKTGRYRSLEAVMEARWAAFPNKKGAASEKKELVPFRGLPDQKNGERRISTLHHDPHSFGVSLIINNKQVEFFFDDGADFSCISELEAKRLGMEIRETTGSVGTMTRDASFRTAIAHNVTIGAMHFEDVSFAVFPDDHEPWSLTPLGNRGIIGLPLMVATGTFRWKADGTLIIGEEPEPLNAQESNLFFDVGKRPVLKVGFQGQEIWTALDTGAMTTDIYAAFAQRFSEYLKKNGKAGQNEIRGIGGAETYDSIDVPELPLEVGGSEVMLKPAHVLTKRSERRDWIFANVGKDLLTQTSGFKIDFGAMKLTLEP comes from the coding sequence ATGGATATGAGACGTGTTGCTGTTCTTTTGATGTGCCTGGTTTGCACTACAGGATTTGGGCAGAGCACGTTGCCTGAGCTGAAGGCCCTTGCTGATGCTCACCAGTGGGCCGATCTTCGAGAGGCTGCAGCGAAGAGTGACCACGCTACGTTCTATCGCGCGATTGCGGCAGCGGTCTTCAATGAGCCTGGGGCAGAGGCGTTGTTCAGGTCGGTCATCCTGAACGATCCGCGCTCTGAGGAGGCGTATCAATCGTATGACTGGCTGTCGAACATGTATCTCAAGACAGGGCGGTATCGGAGTCTGGAGGCCGTGATGGAAGCGAGATGGGCGGCGTTTCCAAACAAGAAGGGGGCGGCCTCCGAGAAGAAGGAGTTAGTTCCATTTCGCGGCTTACCGGACCAGAAAAACGGTGAACGGCGGATATCTACACTTCATCACGATCCTCATTCATTCGGGGTTTCGCTCATAATCAACAACAAGCAGGTTGAGTTCTTCTTCGATGATGGAGCAGACTTTTCCTGCATCAGCGAACTTGAGGCAAAGAGGCTGGGTATGGAGATCCGAGAGACGACGGGTTCGGTGGGAACTATGACGAGGGACGCCAGCTTCCGCACGGCAATAGCGCACAATGTGACGATCGGCGCTATGCACTTTGAGGATGTGTCCTTTGCTGTCTTTCCAGATGACCATGAGCCCTGGTCGCTTACTCCGCTGGGAAATCGGGGAATCATCGGCCTGCCTCTGATGGTTGCGACTGGGACGTTTCGCTGGAAGGCCGATGGGACGCTCATTATCGGCGAAGAGCCAGAGCCGCTGAATGCGCAGGAATCCAACCTCTTTTTCGATGTGGGAAAACGTCCTGTGTTGAAGGTGGGTTTTCAGGGACAGGAGATTTGGACAGCACTGGATACCGGCGCCATGACGACGGACATCTATGCTGCGTTTGCGCAGCGGTTCTCGGAGTATCTAAAGAAGAATGGCAAGGCCGGACAAAATGAGATTCGCGGTATCGGTGGTGCGGAGACATACGATTCGATTGACGTGCCTGAACTTCCGTTGGAAGTAGGAGGGAGCGAAGTGATGTTGAAACCGGCACATGTCCTTACCAAACGGAGTGAACGAAGAGACTGGATATTTGCAAACGTCGGGAAGGATCTGCTTACGCAGACTTCTGGGTTCAAGATCGACTTTGGAGCGATGAAACTGACGCTTGAGCCCTGA
- a CDS encoding GntR family transcriptional regulator has protein sequence MYAATRAIVAGQLSEGDPFPSVRTLSRELHINPNTAHKVIAQLIDDGLLESRPGIGTVVASFRTATARERTELLNRQIEELVVEAKRLSIELNEVTSAISRHWKRLSTLSQEVSK, from the coding sequence GTGTATGCCGCCACACGTGCCATCGTGGCTGGGCAGCTTAGCGAGGGTGATCCGTTTCCTTCTGTACGTACGCTTTCTCGGGAACTCCATATCAACCCGAATACTGCACATAAAGTGATTGCGCAATTGATCGACGACGGATTGCTTGAATCCCGCCCAGGCATCGGTACTGTTGTCGCTTCCTTTCGTACTGCAACCGCCAGAGAACGTACAGAGCTTCTCAATAGACAAATCGAAGAGCTTGTTGTCGAGGCAAAGCGCCTTTCGATCGAACTCAATGAAGTGACGTCGGCAATATCACGGCACTGGAAACGTCTGTCCACCTTATCGCAGGAAGTATCCAAATGA
- a CDS encoding ABC transporter ATP-binding protein, producing the protein MTPQPPAIEVRQLSKQFGAAQVLSPLDLVVPAGSIFALVGHNGAGKTTLIKLLMNILRPSAGAATVLGQSTTSLSSSAFTRIGYVSENQELPEWMTVQGFLDYLRPFYPTWDESGLLADLDLPRDQKLKHLSRGMRMKALFASVLAFHPSLILMDEPFSGLDPVTRDELIQTLLGRMSPEDELNHRGTTILISSHDLAEIESFATHVAFLHRGALLFAEPMDTLIARFREVTVTLSTGETVGANADLPADWLSPESCGAVLRFVHSRADREDPEMEVRKLLPGIRHVESEPMTLRTIFLALAKANRHQEWSRS; encoded by the coding sequence ATGACCCCACAGCCTCCGGCAATCGAAGTACGTCAACTCAGTAAACAATTCGGTGCAGCTCAGGTTCTCTCGCCGCTTGATCTGGTTGTTCCCGCTGGATCGATCTTCGCGCTTGTAGGGCATAACGGCGCGGGCAAGACAACGCTTATTAAGCTGCTGATGAATATTCTTCGACCGTCTGCGGGCGCTGCTACCGTTCTTGGGCAATCGACGACCTCTCTCTCGAGTTCAGCGTTCACTCGCATTGGTTATGTGTCCGAGAACCAAGAGCTGCCGGAGTGGATGACAGTTCAGGGGTTTCTTGATTATCTGCGGCCCTTCTATCCCACGTGGGACGAGTCGGGGCTTCTCGCTGATCTCGATCTTCCACGCGATCAGAAGCTCAAGCATCTTTCGCGTGGTATGCGGATGAAGGCTCTCTTCGCCAGCGTGCTTGCGTTTCATCCCTCCTTGATCCTGATGGACGAGCCCTTCTCTGGGCTTGATCCGGTTACACGCGACGAGCTTATTCAAACGCTGCTTGGACGAATGAGCCCGGAGGATGAATTGAATCATCGCGGGACCACGATCCTCATCTCTTCGCACGATCTTGCAGAGATCGAATCGTTCGCCACTCACGTAGCTTTTCTGCACCGAGGAGCGCTCCTCTTCGCGGAACCGATGGACACGCTCATTGCGCGGTTTCGCGAGGTTACTGTGACGCTTTCGACGGGGGAGACAGTTGGAGCTAACGCCGATCTCCCTGCTGACTGGTTGTCGCCAGAGTCGTGTGGCGCGGTTCTTCGATTCGTACACAGCAGGGCCGACAGGGAAGATCCCGAGATGGAGGTTCGCAAACTCCTGCCCGGGATCAGGCATGTCGAATCGGAGCCGATGACGCTTCGAACGATCTTCCTTGCGCTTGCAAAGGCGAATCGCCATCAGGAATGGAGTCGTTCATGA
- a CDS encoding DUF1801 domain-containing protein yields MESAATFIDEKIKELGDWRGKTLAHLRKLIHDADPNIQEEWKWRGTPVWSHDGIVCTGESYKQVVKFTFARGASIEDPKKLFNSSLEGNTRRAIDIREGEKINEAAFKQLIRAAVAENYAVRAERAARKK; encoded by the coding sequence ATGGAATCTGCCGCTACATTCATCGACGAAAAGATCAAGGAACTTGGTGACTGGCGCGGGAAGACGCTTGCTCATCTCCGTAAGCTCATCCACGACGCCGACCCCAACATCCAGGAGGAGTGGAAGTGGAGGGGAACCCCCGTCTGGTCCCATGACGGCATCGTCTGCACAGGAGAATCGTACAAGCAGGTCGTGAAGTTCACCTTCGCTCGCGGAGCCTCCATCGAAGACCCGAAGAAGCTCTTCAATTCCAGCCTCGAAGGAAACACGCGGCGTGCGATCGACATTCGCGAAGGGGAGAAGATCAACGAAGCTGCCTTCAAACAACTCATCCGCGCCGCAGTAGCGGAAAACTACGCAGTGCGCGCTGAACGGGCAGCCAGGAAGAAGTAA
- a CDS encoding VOC family protein yields the protein MKIKWTTLYVNDQEKALRFYTDVLGFQKKADFSQGPYRWLTVAAPEDSDGVELILESTTNSAAKAYQEALYGQQMRAAQFLVNDVQAEHDRLAAQGVKFTMPVTKVTGSIIAVLDDTCGNLIQLFQPAW from the coding sequence ATGAAGATCAAATGGACCACCCTGTATGTAAACGATCAGGAAAAAGCACTCCGGTTCTACACCGACGTCTTGGGCTTTCAGAAGAAGGCCGATTTCTCACAGGGCCCCTATCGATGGCTAACTGTCGCTGCACCCGAGGATTCGGATGGGGTTGAACTGATTCTCGAGTCCACCACCAACTCGGCGGCGAAAGCCTACCAGGAGGCTCTGTACGGCCAACAGATGCGGGCGGCTCAGTTCCTCGTGAACGACGTTCAGGCCGAACACGACCGACTGGCCGCTCAGGGCGTGAAGTTCACGATGCCTGTCACCAAGGTCACCGGCTCGATTATTGCGGTGCTGGATGACACCTGCGGGAATCTGATTCAGCTCTTTCAACCGGCCTGGTAA
- a CDS encoding SRPBCC family protein, translating to MTTPDTSTRSVIVEKEFPHPPQKVWRALTESSLIEQWLMRNDFQPVAGHAFTLRMDPVPNWNGVIDCEVVAVEPCKTLSYTWGALGLGSVVTFTLTPTDAGTRVRVEQSGFRPDQEAAYKGATYGWQKFIGGLERVVAGLQ from the coding sequence ATGACAACGCCTGACACTTCCACCCGTTCCGTTATCGTGGAAAAAGAATTCCCTCATCCCCCACAGAAAGTATGGAGGGCCCTCACCGAGAGCTCTTTGATCGAGCAGTGGCTGATGAGGAATGACTTTCAGCCTGTCGCGGGGCACGCGTTCACGTTGCGCATGGACCCAGTGCCGAACTGGAACGGAGTCATCGACTGCGAGGTCGTTGCCGTAGAACCCTGCAAGACACTTTCTTACACCTGGGGCGCTTTAGGGCTTGGGAGCGTCGTCACCTTTACGCTGACACCGACCGATGCCGGCACCCGCGTGCGCGTGGAGCAGTCTGGCTTCCGTCCCGATCAGGAGGCCGCCTATAAAGGCGCGACCTACGGCTGGCAGAAATTTATCGGTGGCCTGGAACGAGTTGTCGCCGGGCTGCAATAA
- a CDS encoding ArsR/SmtB family transcription factor produces MSTAANSLFRALADPTRRAIFERLTRDGEQTVHALTEVAGVSQPMVSKHLSALKRARLVHNRRQGRETHYRARPEALAPLVDWISHYSAFWRSKLDELGDVLERMDK; encoded by the coding sequence ATGTCGACCGCAGCCAACAGTCTCTTCCGTGCCCTCGCCGATCCCACTCGCCGAGCTATCTTCGAGCGACTGACCCGCGACGGCGAGCAGACCGTTCACGCTTTGACCGAGGTCGCGGGTGTCTCTCAGCCGATGGTTTCGAAGCACCTGTCCGCTCTGAAGCGCGCAAGGCTGGTTCACAATCGCCGCCAGGGGCGCGAGACCCACTACCGCGCCAGACCGGAAGCTCTAGCCCCTCTCGTTGACTGGATCAGCCACTATAGTGCCTTCTGGCGAAGCAAATTGGATGAACTCGGAGACGTTCTTGAAAGGATGGACAAATGA
- the glmU gene encoding bifunctional UDP-N-acetylglucosamine diphosphorylase/glucosamine-1-phosphate N-acetyltransferase GlmU, translated as MDTKGFAIAIMAAGKGTRLKSKRPKVLHEIGGQALLLHVIAAAKTLVPAEHIYCIIGHEADRVRTAVAPTGVQFVLQAEQRGTGHALQMLKADFALTGASLPEHLLVLSGDVPLIRPETLAAIRDLHLAERAAMTILTAVPADPTGYGRVIRVTPDGPEVTAIVEQKSLLPNQLKAPEINSGIYCFETSKLFAKLDALDTNNAHGEFYLTDVAAMLVADGERVVAVKADSIDEVLGANTIAEMMHLDAAMRLATARRLMASGVTIFRPETCIIDAQVTVEPDTVIEPYVQLLGATRIGSDCRIRSYSVIQNTTIGDNVTIRNGCIIDSATIASSALIGPYTHVRPDSNIGENCHVGNFVETKKVTLGKGSKANHLSYLGDAVIGTGTNIGAGAITCNYDGVNKHLTTIGDNVFIGSDSTLVAPITVESGSYVAAGSCITEDVPSGALALGRARQANKLGWAAAHKAIQERSRKGC; from the coding sequence ATGGACACCAAAGGATTCGCCATCGCCATCATGGCCGCCGGCAAAGGCACCCGCCTCAAGAGCAAGCGCCCCAAAGTTCTCCACGAGATCGGCGGCCAGGCCCTCCTTCTTCACGTCATCGCCGCCGCCAAAACCCTCGTCCCAGCCGAGCACATCTACTGCATCATCGGCCACGAAGCCGACCGCGTCCGCACCGCCGTCGCCCCAACCGGCGTCCAGTTCGTCCTGCAAGCCGAGCAGCGCGGCACCGGCCACGCCCTCCAGATGCTCAAGGCCGACTTCGCCCTCACCGGCGCTTCCCTCCCCGAGCATCTTCTCGTCCTCTCCGGCGACGTCCCCCTCATCCGTCCCGAAACCCTCGCCGCCATCCGCGACCTCCACCTCGCCGAGCGCGCCGCCATGACCATCCTCACCGCCGTCCCGGCAGACCCCACCGGCTACGGCCGCGTCATCCGCGTCACACCCGACGGCCCCGAAGTCACCGCCATCGTCGAACAAAAATCCCTCCTGCCCAATCAGCTAAAAGCCCCCGAGATCAATTCCGGCATCTACTGCTTCGAAACCTCGAAGCTCTTCGCCAAACTCGACGCTCTCGACACCAACAACGCCCACGGCGAGTTCTACCTCACCGATGTCGCCGCCATGCTCGTAGCCGACGGCGAACGCGTCGTAGCCGTCAAAGCTGACAGCATCGACGAAGTCCTCGGAGCCAACACCATCGCCGAGATGATGCACCTCGATGCCGCCATGCGCCTCGCCACCGCCCGCCGCCTCATGGCCTCCGGGGTCACCATCTTCCGCCCGGAAACCTGCATCATCGACGCGCAGGTCACCGTCGAACCCGACACCGTCATTGAGCCCTACGTCCAACTCCTCGGCGCCACCCGCATCGGCTCCGACTGTCGCATCCGCTCCTACTCCGTCATCCAGAACACAACCATCGGCGACAACGTCACCATCCGCAACGGCTGCATCATCGACTCCGCCACCATCGCCAGCAGCGCGCTCATCGGCCCCTACACTCACGTCCGTCCCGACAGCAACATCGGCGAAAACTGCCACGTCGGCAACTTCGTCGAGACCAAAAAAGTCACCCTCGGCAAGGGCTCCAAGGCCAACCACCTCAGCTACCTCGGCGACGCCGTCATCGGCACCGGAACCAACATCGGCGCCGGAGCCATCACCTGCAACTACGACGGCGTCAACAAGCACCTCACCACCATCGGCGACAACGTCTTCATCGGCTCCGACTCCACCCTAGTTGCCCCAATCACCGTCGAGTCCGGATCCTACGTAGCCGCCGGAAGCTGTATCACCGAAGACGTCCCATCAGGAGCCCTGGCCCTCGGCCGCGCCCGCCAGGCCAACAAACTCGGCTGGGCCGCCGCCCACAAAGCCATCCAGGAACGATCCAGGAAAGGCTGTTAG